A stretch of Saccharothrix texasensis DNA encodes these proteins:
- the guaA gene encoding glutamine-hydrolyzing GMP synthase: MAESSNRPVLVVDFGAQYAQLIARRVREAQVYSEVVPHTTPVAELLERDPAAIVLSGGPSSVYEPGAPQVDPKLFDVGVPVFGICYGFQAMAGALGGTVEHTGTREYGRTELGVRQAGGLLHEELPANHPVWMSHGDCVTKAPEGFTVTATSEGAPVAAFEDAERRFAGVQYHPEVGHSPHGQEVLRRFLHEIAGIRPQWTTSSIVDEQVARIREQVGDGKAICALSGGVDSAVAAALVQRAIGDRLTCVFVDHGLMRAGERAQVERDFVAATGVNLITVDARERFLDALKGVTDPEQKRKIIGREFIRVFEQAERDLKAEGDYQFLVQGTLYPDVVESGGGTGAANIKSHHNVGGLPEDLQFTLVEPLRALFKDEVRRVGTELGLPETIVQRQPFPGPGLGIRIIGEVNQERLDILRRADAIAREELTSAGLDRQIWQCPVVLLADVRSVGVQGDGRTYGHPVVLRPVSSEDAMTADWTRLPYDVLERISTRITNEVNEVNRVVLDVTSKPPGTIEWE; encoded by the coding sequence GTGGCCGAGAGCAGCAACCGCCCTGTGCTGGTAGTCGACTTCGGCGCGCAGTACGCGCAGCTGATCGCCCGGCGAGTCCGGGAGGCGCAGGTCTACTCGGAAGTCGTCCCGCACACCACACCCGTGGCGGAACTGCTGGAACGCGACCCGGCCGCCATCGTGCTGTCCGGCGGTCCGTCCAGCGTGTACGAGCCCGGCGCGCCCCAGGTCGACCCGAAGCTGTTCGACGTCGGCGTCCCCGTCTTCGGCATCTGCTACGGCTTCCAGGCGATGGCGGGCGCGCTCGGCGGCACGGTCGAGCACACCGGCACCCGCGAGTACGGCCGCACCGAGCTCGGTGTGCGGCAGGCCGGTGGTCTGCTGCACGAGGAGCTGCCCGCCAACCACCCGGTGTGGATGAGCCACGGCGACTGCGTGACCAAGGCTCCCGAGGGTTTCACCGTCACCGCGACCAGCGAAGGCGCGCCGGTGGCGGCCTTCGAGGACGCCGAACGCCGTTTCGCGGGTGTCCAGTACCACCCGGAGGTCGGCCACTCGCCGCACGGCCAGGAGGTGCTGCGCCGGTTCCTGCACGAGATCGCGGGCATCCGGCCGCAGTGGACGACGTCCTCGATCGTGGACGAGCAGGTGGCCCGGATCCGCGAGCAGGTCGGCGACGGGAAGGCGATCTGCGCCTTGTCCGGCGGTGTGGACTCCGCGGTCGCCGCGGCGCTCGTCCAGCGCGCCATCGGTGACCGCCTGACCTGCGTCTTCGTCGACCACGGTCTGATGCGCGCGGGTGAGCGCGCCCAGGTCGAGCGTGACTTCGTGGCCGCGACCGGCGTGAACCTGATCACCGTCGACGCCCGCGAGCGGTTCCTCGACGCGCTCAAGGGCGTCACGGACCCCGAGCAGAAGCGCAAGATCATCGGCCGTGAGTTCATCCGGGTCTTCGAGCAGGCCGAGCGCGACCTGAAGGCCGAGGGCGACTACCAGTTCCTCGTGCAGGGCACGCTCTACCCGGACGTGGTCGAGTCCGGCGGCGGCACCGGCGCGGCGAACATCAAGAGCCACCACAACGTCGGCGGCCTGCCCGAGGACCTCCAGTTCACGCTGGTCGAGCCGCTCCGCGCGCTGTTCAAGGACGAGGTCCGCCGCGTCGGCACCGAGCTGGGCCTGCCGGAGACGATCGTGCAGCGGCAGCCGTTCCCGGGTCCGGGCCTGGGCATCCGGATCATCGGCGAGGTCAACCAGGAGCGCCTGGACATCCTGCGCAGGGCCGACGCCATCGCCCGCGAGGAGCTGACCAGCGCCGGCCTCGACCGGCAGATCTGGCAGTGCCCGGTCGTCCTGCTGGCCGACGTGCGCAGCGTGGGCGTGCAGGGTGACGGTCGCACGTACGGCCACCCCGTGGTGCTGCGCCCGGTGTCCAGCGAGGACGCCATGACCGCGGACTGGACCCGCCTGCCGTACGACGTGCTGGAGCGCATCTCGACCCGCATCACCAACGAGGTGAACGAGGTCAACCGCGTGGTCCTGGACGTGACGAGCAAGCCGCCGGGCACCATCGAGTGGGAGTGA